The Campylobacter concisus genome has a window encoding:
- a CDS encoding AEC family transporter translates to MNFTPLFAIFFIIATGFFAKKVGIVEQKHSIPFVDFVLCFAMPALIFDKIYHVNVDASLINTILIGFASTAISAALAFVIGKVFKFTKITTVSMVMLSLFGNTLFVGMPVIQGFFGDAMVNEVIFYDQIATGIPLSILGPLILSFAAPEKVSLFQNTMKILKFPPFIALIMGLVLKEVPLPDFIFAPLRMFEGSVTPVALFAIGVGLNFSSITSSYKGVSVVLLCKMILPAIVFFIILKVSGIQMSKTWVVGLFQCAMPTSALASAMVIKAGLDSSLAISSVAIGVLFSFITLPVIYFVFA, encoded by the coding sequence ATGAATTTCACACCACTTTTTGCAATATTTTTCATAATCGCAACTGGTTTTTTTGCTAAAAAAGTCGGCATTGTTGAGCAAAAGCACTCGATCCCATTTGTGGATTTTGTCCTTTGTTTTGCAATGCCTGCGCTAATCTTTGATAAAATTTACCACGTAAATGTCGATGCCTCGCTTATAAATACGATCTTAATCGGCTTTGCCTCAACCGCCATTAGCGCTGCTTTGGCATTTGTCATAGGTAAGGTTTTTAAATTTACCAAAATAACAACCGTCAGTATGGTCATGCTAAGCCTTTTTGGTAACACACTATTTGTCGGTATGCCTGTCATTCAGGGCTTCTTTGGCGATGCGATGGTAAATGAGGTCATCTTTTACGATCAAATAGCCACTGGTATCCCACTTTCGATCCTTGGACCACTCATCCTATCTTTTGCCGCACCTGAGAAGGTCTCGCTCTTTCAAAATACGATGAAAATTTTAAAATTTCCACCATTTATCGCGCTCATTATGGGTCTTGTCTTAAAAGAAGTCCCGCTTCCAGATTTTATCTTTGCGCCACTTAGGATGTTTGAAGGTAGCGTCACCCCAGTGGCACTTTTTGCGATCGGCGTTGGTCTTAACTTTAGCAGTATCACAAGCTCATATAAAGGCGTTAGCGTCGTGCTTTTGTGTAAGATGATATTGCCAGCTATCGTATTTTTCATCATATTAAAAGTCTCAGGCATCCAGATGAGCAAAACTTGGGTCGTTGGTCTCTTTCAATGTGCGATGCCAACATCAGCTCTTGCAAGTGCGATGGTCATAAAAGCTGGACTTGATAGCTCACTAGCCATCTCATCAGTTGCTATTGGCGTGCTTTTTTCATTTATCACGCTTCCAGTTATCTATTTTGTATTTGCGTAA
- a CDS encoding sensor histidine kinase, with protein sequence MSEKTQILFKILSLYLVSSVLFLSYFFIHDYQNKKNALILNEVKSLKEIKMGIYMKARMNGLDSVSSLTNEKGVHACIVLENGEKIYKDFECKNINKGKNVNLIDGKVAIFEKIQYMEDNATDELARADIFLVGKNINGEILSLQISTTLKALFFLFALLFIAFYLAKLSLRPLYEKIDTLNHFIKDSTHEINTPLSVISMSIETADLENLNERNLKRFNNISLAAKSLGSIYDALVHLSFNLDKPSKKELIDLNLLTTQRLSYFSPFFAKRGLKIEASLKPSFINADLEDVSKILDNLLSNASKYAAPNSKVSIVLEPNFFSISNTGRGISKEDQMKIFDRYTRFNDDQGGFGIGLNLVKECCKKNNITVKCQSELDGETTFSLSWQS encoded by the coding sequence ATGTCTGAAAAGACGCAAATTTTATTTAAAATTTTATCCCTCTATCTTGTTAGCTCTGTGCTATTTTTGAGCTATTTTTTTATACACGACTACCAAAATAAAAAAAATGCACTCATCTTAAACGAGGTAAAAAGCCTAAAAGAGATCAAGATGGGCATATATATGAAAGCCAGGATGAATGGCCTAGACTCGGTCTCAAGCCTCACAAACGAAAAGGGCGTACATGCTTGTATCGTGCTGGAGAATGGTGAGAAAATTTATAAAGATTTTGAGTGCAAAAATATCAACAAAGGCAAAAATGTAAATTTGATAGACGGCAAGGTAGCGATCTTTGAAAAGATCCAGTATATGGAGGACAACGCCACAGACGAGCTCGCACGCGCAGACATCTTTCTAGTTGGCAAAAATATCAACGGCGAAATTTTATCCTTGCAAATTTCGACCACACTAAAGGCGCTCTTTTTCCTTTTCGCCCTGCTCTTCATCGCCTTTTACCTCGCAAAACTAAGCCTAAGACCGCTTTATGAAAAGATAGATACGCTAAATCACTTCATAAAAGACTCAACTCACGAGATAAACACGCCCCTAAGCGTCATCTCGATGAGCATAGAAACGGCTGATCTTGAAAACCTAAATGAGCGAAATTTAAAGCGTTTTAACAACATCAGTCTTGCTGCAAAGAGCCTAGGCAGCATCTATGACGCGCTCGTTCATCTAAGCTTTAACCTAGATAAACCAAGCAAAAAAGAGCTAATCGATCTAAATTTACTAACCACGCAAAGGCTTAGCTACTTCTCGCCATTTTTTGCTAAACGCGGACTTAAGATAGAGGCTAGCCTAAAGCCAAGCTTCATAAACGCAGACCTTGAGGATGTGAGTAAAATTTTAGATAATCTCCTTAGCAACGCCTCCAAATACGCAGCGCCAAATTCAAAGGTTAGCATCGTTTTAGAGCCAAATTTCTTTAGCATAAGCAACACTGGACGCGGCATCAGTAAAGAGGACCAGATGAAAATTTTTGATCGCTACACGAGATTTAACGACGATCAAGGCGGCTTTGGCATAGGGTTAAATTTAGTCAAAGAGTGCTGCAAGAAAAATAACATCACCGTAAAATGCCAAAGCGAGCTTGATGGCGAGACTACGTTTTCACTCTCTTGGCAGAGTTAA
- a CDS encoding response regulator produces the protein MNVALQKYDFINLNDLQNLSKRFLNHGNQNSSKVNLSQFNELYEANKTDTIYITEADIKEYNKHLAIQKAEEILKDYSQNLIDSNNKIYSDEPSNGFSKNAYFKNINATDDAAMLPVLKSGYLENTKFKNLNDYAQSNTLKTNYGEVEVFLDIYGDKEELGVGKLENNSALFSFDSNNDGTLDQKDMLFDKLKVRGYDKDGNEKIANLSDVTARVDLRQFISTNVINHNQITREELNHKAIITNSSDLYVDTKEIDHRHSYYASDPNTLFAAENRYEKIGKNDINNFFKKYAQNDGWVDLRHNNIFGKDSSFKNFAYTKIGFDDTARLSEFNPIVEPSKEHKKDENFSYTKFQKDSFMKFYSDYNTELDAHEKMIENLSANLKKFDENADAYISKLEDTRSAKMIAMENEFKQVTGLDFSISNLKKVKKAFTTNEATAATALRDSDSVIAMKLNQDGTIRLKFDSGRELDVNELYNDTGKLNTPSELKTSVNLDAKKMDNAHLNSLNFNDIGVMQNGKITSLKDAGAIAIINLSNKFESKFLISLNSGKSISAREIYNISYLENDLKNKEKIDERDKFYKKVDTRV, from the coding sequence ATGAATGTTGCACTGCAAAAGTATGATTTTATAAATTTAAATGATTTGCAAAATCTCTCTAAAAGATTTTTAAATCATGGCAATCAAAATAGCTCAAAAGTAAATTTAAGCCAGTTTAACGAGCTTTATGAAGCAAATAAAACAGATACCATCTACATAACTGAAGCTGATATCAAAGAATACAACAAACATCTAGCAATACAAAAAGCAGAAGAAATTTTAAAAGATTACTCGCAAAATCTAATAGATAGCAACAATAAAATTTATTCAGACGAACCTTCTAATGGCTTTAGCAAAAACGCCTACTTTAAAAATATAAATGCCACAGATGATGCCGCCATGCTACCTGTCTTAAAAAGTGGCTACTTAGAAAATACAAAATTTAAAAACTTAAACGACTACGCCCAATCAAACACTCTAAAGACAAATTATGGTGAAGTGGAAGTCTTTTTAGACATTTATGGCGATAAAGAAGAGCTAGGCGTTGGAAAGCTAGAAAATAACAGCGCACTTTTTAGCTTCGATAGCAATAATGACGGCACACTAGATCAAAAAGATATGCTCTTTGACAAGCTAAAAGTAAGAGGATACGACAAAGACGGAAATGAAAAAATAGCAAATTTAAGTGACGTCACGGCTAGAGTTGATCTTAGGCAGTTTATCAGCACAAATGTTATAAATCACAATCAAATAACAAGAGAAGAGCTAAACCATAAAGCAATAATCACAAATAGTTCCGATCTTTACGTAGATACAAAAGAGATCGATCACAGGCACTCCTACTACGCCTCAGATCCAAATACCTTGTTTGCTGCTGAGAATAGATATGAAAAGATAGGCAAAAATGATATAAATAATTTCTTTAAAAAATATGCTCAAAATGACGGCTGGGTCGATCTAAGGCACAATAATATCTTTGGCAAGGATAGCTCTTTTAAAAATTTCGCTTACACAAAAATAGGCTTTGATGACACTGCAAGACTAAGCGAGTTTAATCCTATTGTTGAGCCAAGCAAAGAGCACAAAAAAGATGAAAATTTCTCATATACAAAATTTCAAAAAGATAGTTTTATGAAATTTTATAGTGACTACAACACTGAGCTTGATGCGCATGAAAAGATGATAGAAAATCTTAGCGCTAATTTAAAGAAATTTGACGAAAATGCGGATGCTTACATATCAAAGCTTGAAGATACAAGATCCGCTAAGATGATCGCAATGGAAAATGAATTTAAGCAAGTAACTGGGCTTGATTTTAGCATCTCAAATTTAAAAAAGGTAAAAAAGGCTTTTACTACAAATGAAGCCACAGCTGCCACTGCACTGCGAGATAGCGATAGCGTCATAGCTATGAAGCTAAATCAAGATGGCACGATAAGACTAAAATTTGATAGCGGCAGAGAGCTAGACGTAAATGAGCTTTACAATGACACTGGCAAACTAAATACTCCAAGCGAGCTAAAAACTAGCGTAAATTTAGATGCAAAAAAGATGGACAATGCGCATCTAAATAGCCTAAATTTCAATGATATCGGCGTCATGCAAAATGGCAAGATCACAAGTCTAAAAGATGCTGGAGCAATAGCTATCATCAACCTATCAAATAAATTTGAGAGTAAATTTTTAATCAGCCTAAATAGCGGCAAAAGTATATCTGCAAGAGAAATTTATAATATTAGCTATCTTGAAAACGATCTAAAAAATAAAGAAAAGATAGATGAAAGAGATAAATTTTACAAAAAGGTTGATACTAGGGTTTAA
- a CDS encoding YaaA family protein: MALKILFSPSESKISLNTNDKFDSKKLIFSELFSKRAEILKRYDEFLKSANLDEIKKLFGLKELEDSEQLRESLSKKGSIKAILRYDGVAYKHLNYRGLSFEAQKYIDNNVLIFSNLFGPILAKDEIAEYKLKQGEKLAGFDICKFYEQNFSKAVDSFLENDEILDLRAKFYEKFYVVKKEFTTFCFLKNKKILSHHAKAYRGEVLRQIANAKVTNKDELMALNFENLKLVDMKKIGLKNELTFEICE, encoded by the coding sequence ATGGCGTTAAAAATCCTCTTCTCACCAAGCGAAAGCAAAATTTCTCTAAATACAAATGATAAATTTGATAGTAAAAAATTGATATTTTCTGAGCTTTTTAGCAAAAGGGCTGAAATTTTAAAAAGATATGATGAGTTTTTAAAAAGCGCAAATTTAGACGAGATAAAAAAACTTTTTGGACTAAAAGAGCTTGAGGATAGCGAGCAACTGCGAGAAAGTCTATCTAAAAAAGGTAGTATAAAAGCTATCTTAAGATATGACGGAGTTGCCTACAAACACCTAAACTACCGCGGGCTAAGCTTTGAGGCTCAAAAATATATAGATAATAATGTTTTAATATTTTCAAATTTATTTGGGCCAATTTTGGCAAAAGATGAGATAGCTGAATACAAACTAAAGCAAGGCGAAAAGCTAGCTGGCTTTGATATTTGTAAATTTTATGAGCAAAATTTTAGCAAGGCAGTCGATAGCTTTTTAGAAAATGATGAAATTTTAGATCTTAGAGCTAAATTTTATGAGAAATTTTATGTGGTAAAAAAAGAATTTACGACATTTTGCTTTTTGAAAAACAAAAAGATATTAAGCCACCATGCAAAAGCTTATAGAGGTGAGGTTTTGCGCCAGATCGCAAATGCTAAAGTGACAAACAAAGATGAGCTAATGGCTCTAAATTTTGAAAATTTAAAGCTTGTAGATATGAAAAAGATAGGGCTAAAAAACGAGCTTACGTTTGAAATTTGTGAGTGA
- a CDS encoding c-type cytochrome — translation MKKLLIVSSVAALLSTAAFAADGATIYKKCVACHGAKAEKVFNNKVPALTSLDAAAIEAALKGYKTGANKFGLGAMMKPIATPMSDDDIKAVAEYIQTLK, via the coding sequence ATGAAAAAACTACTAATCGTTTCAAGTGTTGCAGCACTACTTTCAACTGCTGCTTTCGCTGCAGATGGCGCTACTATCTATAAAAAATGCGTCGCCTGTCATGGCGCTAAAGCTGAAAAAGTTTTCAATAACAAAGTTCCAGCTTTAACATCACTTGATGCAGCAGCTATCGAAGCAGCTCTAAAAGGCTACAAAACAGGAGCAAATAAATTTGGTCTTGGCGCTATGATGAAGCCTATCGCTACTCCAATGAGCGACGACGACATCAAAGCAGTTGCAGAATACATCCAAACACTAAAATAA
- a CDS encoding HU family DNA-binding protein — MKKAEFIQAVADKAGLSKKDTLKVVDATLETIQAVLEKGDTISFIGFGTFGTADRAARKARVPGTKKVIDVPASKAVKFKVGKKLKEAVAAGAAKKGKKK; from the coding sequence ATGAAAAAAGCTGAATTTATTCAAGCGGTTGCCGACAAGGCTGGTCTTTCAAAAAAAGATACTCTAAAAGTTGTTGATGCTACTTTGGAGACAATCCAAGCGGTTCTTGAAAAAGGCGATACAATTAGCTTTATAGGCTTTGGTACTTTCGGTACTGCTGACAGAGCTGCAAGGAAAGCTAGAGTTCCTGGAACTAAGAAAGTAATCGACGTTCCTGCTAGCAAAGCAGTCAAATTCAAAGTTGGCAAAAAACTTAAAGAAGCAGTTGCTGCTGGTGCTGCTAAAAAAGGTAAAAAGAAATAA
- a CDS encoding DNA translocase FtsK 4TM domain-containing protein, translating into MATAAPTADFVGSLGQSLGVFNIKYFGLIAYVYPFLLIVLGYFVYKNFKKFDFDFAQFVVGIFLFFIAFLMFQALSTSGANSGVIGGFIVSALKEVIGAIGTAVAILMIFIISLGLAFRENFIIVLRKAFVDKEPNGYEEKSRSVKEVRARQIPKIERKKPKADEIKEEELIDAQVLNDDEPNLESEPEFEPEPEMEPAQESRPATIGGVEILNEVAENKKLLDQIERGKVEKPKDFVLPPLKFLNDPPKRSHNINEAEIDQQISNLLDKLRKFKIDGDVVRTYTGPIVTTFEFRPAPHIKVSKILTLQDDLAMALKAQTIRIQAPIPGKDVVGIEVPNQNLETIYLKEILESEVFKNASSPLTMALGKDIVGAPFVTDLKKLPHLLIAGTTGSGKSVGINAMLLSLLYRNSPQTLRLMMIDPKMLEFSIYNDIPHLLTPVITEAKKAITALSNMVAEMERRYKIMSQTRTKNIESYNEKMKSEGGEQFPYIVVIIDELADLMMTSGKDVELYIGRLAQMARASGIHLIVATQRPSVDVVTGLIKANLPSRISYRVGQRIDSKVILDQMGAESLLGRGDMLFTPPGSPGVIRLHAPFASEKEIETIVNFLKEQQDVIYDEKFLAEEGSSAGSAAGTLGEEELDELYEEAKEIILSEQKTSISYLQRRLKIGYNKAANIIEQMEKMGVLSPVNAKGQREIL; encoded by the coding sequence ATCGCTACGGCTGCTCCGACTGCTGATTTTGTAGGCTCACTTGGGCAAAGCCTTGGCGTTTTTAATATTAAATATTTTGGACTTATAGCCTATGTTTATCCATTTTTACTTATCGTTTTAGGCTATTTTGTATATAAAAATTTTAAGAAATTTGACTTTGATTTTGCCCAGTTTGTAGTTGGGATTTTTCTATTTTTTATCGCATTTTTGATGTTTCAAGCGCTAAGTACTTCTGGAGCAAATAGCGGCGTTATAGGCGGCTTTATAGTCTCAGCGCTAAAAGAAGTCATCGGTGCTATCGGCACTGCGGTTGCTATACTTATGATATTTATCATCTCACTTGGACTTGCTTTTAGAGAAAATTTTATCATCGTTTTAAGAAAGGCTTTTGTAGATAAAGAGCCAAATGGCTATGAAGAAAAAAGCAGAAGCGTAAAAGAGGTAAGGGCAAGGCAGATACCAAAGATAGAGCGCAAAAAGCCAAAAGCCGACGAGATAAAAGAAGAAGAGCTTATAGATGCTCAGGTGCTAAATGATGATGAGCCAAATTTAGAGAGCGAGCCAGAATTTGAGCCAGAGCCAGAGATGGAGCCGGCACAAGAGAGCAGACCTGCAACTATAGGCGGGGTTGAAATTTTAAATGAAGTGGCTGAAAACAAAAAACTTCTTGATCAGATAGAGCGCGGCAAGGTCGAAAAACCAAAAGACTTTGTCTTGCCACCGCTTAAATTTCTAAACGACCCTCCAAAGCGCTCGCACAATATAAATGAAGCCGAGATCGATCAGCAAATTTCAAATTTACTCGATAAACTGCGTAAATTTAAGATAGATGGCGACGTGGTGCGAACTTATACTGGCCCTATCGTCACGACATTTGAGTTTCGCCCAGCCCCACACATCAAGGTGAGTAAAATTCTCACTTTGCAAGATGACCTAGCGATGGCGCTAAAGGCTCAAACTATCCGTATCCAAGCGCCGATCCCTGGCAAAGACGTCGTTGGTATCGAGGTACCAAATCAAAATTTAGAGACGATCTATCTAAAAGAAATTTTAGAAAGTGAAGTCTTTAAAAACGCGAGCAGTCCGCTAACCATGGCTCTTGGCAAAGATATAGTGGGCGCTCCTTTTGTGACTGACCTCAAAAAGCTCCCACATTTACTAATCGCAGGTACAACGGGATCGGGCAAGAGTGTGGGTATAAATGCGATGCTTTTAAGCTTGCTTTATAGAAATAGCCCACAAACTTTGCGCCTAATGATGATTGATCCAAAGATGCTTGAATTTAGCATATATAACGACATCCCACACCTTTTGACGCCTGTTATCACAGAGGCTAAAAAGGCGATCACAGCACTTTCAAACATGGTCGCTGAGATGGAGCGAAGATATAAGATAATGAGCCAAACTCGCACAAAAAATATAGAGAGCTACAACGAAAAGATGAAGAGTGAGGGCGGCGAGCAATTCCCATACATCGTCGTGATCATCGATGAGCTAGCCGATCTTATGATGACTAGCGGCAAGGACGTGGAGCTTTACATAGGCCGTCTAGCACAGATGGCAAGGGCTAGTGGCATACACTTGATAGTTGCCACTCAGCGCCCAAGTGTCGATGTCGTGACTGGCCTTATAAAGGCAAATTTACCAAGCAGGATAAGCTATAGAGTAGGGCAAAGGATCGATAGTAAGGTCATCCTTGATCAAATGGGTGCTGAGAGCTTGCTAGGACGCGGGGACATGCTATTTACACCTCCTGGAAGCCCTGGCGTGATCAGGCTTCATGCGCCATTTGCGAGCGAAAAAGAGATCGAAACGATCGTAAATTTCTTAAAAGAGCAACAAGACGTGATCTATGACGAGAAATTTCTAGCAGAAGAGGGCTCTAGCGCAGGCTCAGCTGCTGGCACACTAGGCGAAGAAGAGCTTGATGAGCTTTATGAAGAGGCAAAAGAGATCATCTTAAGCGAGCAAAAAACTTCGATCAGCTACCTACAAAGACGCTTAAAAATAGGCTACAACAAAGCTGCAAATATAATCGAACAGATGGAAAAAATGGGCGTGTTAAGCCCTGTAAATGCAAAAGGCCAGAGGGAAATTTTGTAG
- a CDS encoding flagellin, producing MRITNQLRFSQTLHDYQKNMVGVNKSYQQLSNGLKIQDPYDGAAVYNDAMRLDYEATTLTQVADATGKSVNFAKNTDNALQEFEKQLENFKTKVVQAASDVHSTTSLEALANDLQGIKNHLVNIANTSINGQFLFSGSAVDTKPIDGSGKYQGNRDYMKTSAGAQVELPYNIPGFDLFLGKDGDYNKILTTNVMLADQTRTDISYAPKYLDENSKIKNMIGLNYASDSVVGSDGSYKGTIEPDFDFLDTSNVNFPDTYFFMQGKKPDGTTFTSKFKMSADTSMAGLMEKIGMEFGNTKTTKVVDVSINNDGQFNIKDLTKGNQTIDFHMVAATSVAANRGAIAPNNTLDTVNSLQSLENMANAVPKTVHITEFTKSKYLDKDGNLTNAFDYDKVRFERKDNELIANLPQVARRTGEFATDQTKLSEVSGTKESYNRNLYPKDVDARKRELYNIDNQEIGLQVKSITGTMYDIKVKMGEAGGVNTPVQFQITSTTAAGVVSPTRNLTVYNSDEFGSYRTYASDFTYRQLMDIVAMAASDNIPNPPHAENANFDTDIEKVRRDQNYNAYKDALSKTKGAVEVNLDDKGRMVLTDKTKSVTNIELTMYDAKNGDIFDGDSTGMNTAGAASHPQGKGSVFSFNENNALTIDEPSTSVFQDLDDMIFAVRNGYYRADANNHDPRNTGMQGALKRLDHLIDHANKELTKIGSQTKLLTATNQRAEVMKVNVLTVKNDVIDADYAESYLKFTQLSLSYQATLQASAKINQLSLLNYLN from the coding sequence ATGAGAATTACAAATCAACTACGTTTTAGTCAGACTTTGCACGACTATCAAAAAAATATGGTTGGCGTAAATAAAAGCTACCAGCAGCTCTCAAATGGACTTAAAATCCAAGATCCATACGACGGTGCTGCAGTTTATAACGATGCGATGAGGCTTGATTATGAAGCGACCACTCTCACTCAAGTGGCAGATGCTACCGGTAAGTCAGTAAATTTTGCAAAAAACACGGACAATGCGCTGCAAGAATTTGAAAAACAGCTTGAAAATTTTAAAACAAAAGTCGTTCAAGCAGCCAGCGACGTGCATAGCACAACGTCTCTTGAAGCTTTGGCAAACGACCTTCAGGGCATCAAAAACCACCTTGTAAATATCGCAAATACCTCTATAAATGGTCAGTTTTTATTCTCAGGTAGTGCTGTGGATACTAAGCCGATCGATGGCTCAGGTAAATATCAAGGCAACCGCGACTATATGAAAACTTCAGCCGGTGCGCAGGTTGAGCTACCTTACAATATCCCAGGATTTGATCTATTTTTAGGAAAAGATGGCGACTACAACAAAATTTTAACAACAAACGTGATGCTAGCTGATCAAACTAGAACTGACATCTCTTATGCGCCAAAATATCTTGATGAAAATAGCAAGATAAAAAATATGATCGGTCTAAACTACGCAAGCGACTCAGTCGTGGGCAGTGATGGCTCTTATAAAGGCACGATCGAGCCAGATTTCGACTTTTTGGATACTTCAAATGTAAATTTCCCTGACACATACTTTTTCATGCAAGGCAAAAAGCCAGATGGCACGACATTTACAAGTAAATTTAAGATGAGTGCTGATACGTCAATGGCTGGTTTGATGGAGAAGATCGGTATGGAATTTGGCAACACAAAGACGACAAAAGTTGTCGATGTGAGCATAAATAACGACGGACAATTTAATATAAAAGACCTTACTAAAGGTAATCAAACGATAGACTTTCACATGGTTGCAGCTACTTCTGTGGCGGCAAATCGTGGTGCGATAGCTCCAAACAATACACTTGATACGGTAAATTCGCTACAAAGCCTTGAAAATATGGCAAATGCTGTGCCAAAAACGGTTCATATAACTGAATTTACAAAGAGCAAATACCTTGATAAAGATGGAAATTTAACAAACGCATTTGACTATGACAAAGTTAGATTTGAGCGAAAAGACAATGAATTAATCGCAAATTTGCCTCAAGTTGCTAGAAGAACAGGCGAGTTTGCAACTGATCAGACAAAGCTAAGCGAGGTCTCTGGCACAAAAGAGAGCTACAATAGAAATTTATACCCAAAAGATGTCGATGCTAGAAAGAGGGAGCTTTACAACATAGATAATCAAGAGATAGGTCTTCAAGTAAAATCAATCACTGGCACAATGTATGACATCAAAGTAAAAATGGGCGAAGCAGGTGGCGTAAATACCCCAGTGCAGTTTCAAATAACATCAACAACTGCTGCTGGCGTGGTATCTCCAACTAGAAATTTGACCGTCTATAACTCAGATGAATTTGGCAGTTACAGAACCTATGCAAGCGACTTTACATATCGTCAGCTAATGGATATCGTAGCGATGGCTGCAAGCGATAATATCCCAAATCCTCCACACGCAGAAAATGCAAACTTTGATACAGATATCGAAAAGGTAAGAAGAGATCAAAACTATAACGCCTATAAAGACGCTTTGTCAAAGACTAAAGGCGCAGTAGAGGTAAATTTAGATGATAAAGGCAGGATGGTTTTAACTGACAAGACAAAATCTGTCACAAATATAGAGCTAACCATGTATGATGCAAAAAATGGAGATATATTTGACGGAGATAGCACTGGCATGAACACAGCTGGTGCTGCAAGCCATCCTCAAGGCAAGGGCTCAGTATTTAGCTTTAATGAAAATAACGCTTTAACTATCGATGAGCCAAGCACAAGTGTCTTTCAAGACCTTGATGATATGATATTTGCCGTTAGAAATGGCTACTATAGAGCAGATGCTAACAATCACGATCCGCGAAATACCGGCATGCAAGGCGCTCTAAAAAGGCTAGATCACTTGATAGATCACGCAAATAAAGAGCTTACAAAGATAGGCTCTCAAACAAAGCTTCTAACTGCGACAAATCAGCGTGCAGAGGTCATGAAAGTAAATGTGTTAACTGTTAAAAATGACGTCATAGACGCAGACTATGCAGAGTCGTATCTTAAATTTACACAGCTTTCACTCTCATATCAAGCTACTCTTCAAGCAAGCGCTAAAATAAATCAACTAAGCTTGCTAAACTACCTAAACTAA
- a CDS encoding response regulator transcription factor, whose translation MVRILLVEDDETLLDLISEYLGENGYDVTTTNNAKDALDLAYERNFDLLILDVKLPQGDGFSLLSSLRELGVTTPSIFTTSLNTIDDLEKGYKSGCDDYLKKPFELKELLIRMQALIKRNFSHQNGEDIKILDDLCFHPQSKTLSKNGENVNISSKESDLLALFLQNKGKILTKDEIFNKIWKFDEEPSELSLRVYIKNLRQILGKDAILNKRGDGYIYV comes from the coding sequence ATGGTCAGAATTTTGCTTGTTGAAGATGATGAAACATTACTTGATCTAATAAGCGAGTATCTGGGCGAAAATGGTTACGATGTCACCACTACAAACAATGCCAAAGACGCACTAGATCTTGCATACGAGCGAAATTTTGACCTACTTATACTAGACGTCAAACTCCCGCAAGGCGACGGCTTCTCCCTACTTTCATCGCTACGTGAGCTTGGCGTCACAACACCTAGCATATTTACCACCTCGCTAAACACCATAGACGACCTTGAAAAAGGCTACAAAAGCGGCTGCGATGACTATCTAAAAAAGCCATTTGAGCTAAAAGAGCTACTTATCCGCATGCAAGCTCTCATAAAAAGAAATTTCTCACACCAAAACGGCGAAGATATCAAAATTTTAGATGATCTTTGCTTTCACCCACAGAGCAAAACTCTAAGTAAAAACGGCGAAAATGTAAATATCTCGAGCAAAGAGAGCGACCTGCTCGCCCTATTTTTGCAAAACAAGGGCAAAATTTTAACCAAAGATGAAATTTTTAATAAAATTTGGAAATTTGACGAGGAGCCAAGCGAGCTTAGCCTTCGTGTATATATCAAAAATTTACGCCAAATTTTAGGCAAAGATGCCATTTTAAACAAGCGTGGAGACGGCTACATCTATGTCTGA